In Fusarium oxysporum f. sp. lycopersici 4287 chromosome 12, whole genome shotgun sequence, one DNA window encodes the following:
- a CDS encoding phenazine biosynthesis protein — translation MTSLTKTTYQAFASARAQGNPAAVIILPTPESSTEIADGEFPYDLFPPASKLQETATSINLPMTAFALPLNPENESAKAHYAVRWFNTVNEAPLCGHATLALSQHLFSTLPNAPQTLRYLTRLHGAASASLNQSPFEDAKLVGIEFPELIDLPAVSKDGKRWDELKGLFEGATGTKWEGKGEPVGVFEQDQYFLLEFNPELDLKALEFDASKLASLNGFIYMFQVSISPSEHIHTRVINCIAGNNHEDAATGSAHRAIIPHVLSNAETTARLRQYHPDFTGNTLRSLQQSKEGGELTVEWLRDTRTVRIMGNASRTGETSIEI, via the exons ATGACTTCTCTTACGAAAACTACATACCAGGCCTTTGCATCAGCAAGGGCCCAGGGCAATCCCGCAGCTGTGATCATCCTGCCGACGCCCGAGTCGAGCACGGAGATTGCTGATGGAGAGTTCCCATATGATCTGTTCCCTCCCGCTTCGAAGCTTCAAGAGACAGCGACAAGTATCAACCTCCCAATGACGGCATTTGCGCTCCCTCTTAATCCGGAAAATGAGTCCGCAAAGGCTCACTACGCTGTTCGGTGGTTCAATACCGTCAACGAAGCGCCGCTCTGTGGCCATGCGACCCTTGCTTTGTCCCAGCACTTGTTTAGTACGCTTCCTAATGCGCCGCAGACGCTGAGGTATCTCACCAGGCTTCATGGTGCTGCCTCTGCATCTCTCAATCAGAGCCCGTTTGAGGATGCGAAATTGGTTGGCATTGAGTTTCCAGAACTTATTGATCTTCCTGCCGTGAGTAAGGATGGCAAGCGATGGGATGAGCTGAAGGGTCTGTTTGAGGGTGCGACTGGTACAAAGTGGGAGGGTAAAGGAGAGCCAGTTGGTGTATTTGAGCAAGATCAATATTTCTTGCTGGAATTCAACCCTGAGCTTGACCTGAAGGCTCTTGAGTTTGACGCCTCTAAGCTG GCTTCTCTGAATGGCTTCATCTACATGTTCCAGGTTTCGATAAGTCCTTCTGAACATATTCATACTCGAGTGATCAACTGCATAGCAGGAAACAACCACGAAGACGCGGCT ACTGGTTCCGCTCATCGCGCCATCATCCCTCATGTCCTCTCAAACGCTGAGACAACTGCTCGGCTCAGGCAGTACCACCCAGACTTTACCGGGAACACCCTGAGATCTTTGCAGCAGTCGAAGGAAGGTGGTGAATTGACTGTTGAGTGGCTTCGGGATACAAGGACTGTGAGGATTATGGGTAATGCTTCACGTACCGGCGAGACCAGTATTGAGATCTGA